Proteins encoded within one genomic window of Ailuropoda melanoleuca isolate Jingjing chromosome 16, ASM200744v2, whole genome shotgun sequence:
- the MRGPRX2 gene encoding mas-related G-protein coupled receptor member X2, with amino-acid sequence MVLWNTSGGFLSIDPTAPAWESTLTPVNVSDQAFLQTFPVELLTLALLSLTFALGGLVGNLIVLWLLGFRMQRNAFSVYILNLAGADFLFLSSQVVYSLQDLVKFHSVPLSIPSFFTTVWTFAYIASLSILSALSTERCLSVLCPIWYRCHRPRHTSTLMCALLWALSLLLSILEGKYCGFLLQDFDDHWCQAFDFITAAWLLFLFVLLSGSSLALVTRFLCGSHRMRLTRLYVTVALTVLVFLLCGLPFGIHWFLLNWIQMSSDTVLRHLCLVAIVLSCVNSCVNPIIYFFVGSCRQRWPQRHKTLKMVLQRALQDGSGWGESETSLPQETLGRERSSLVS; translated from the exons ATGGTGCTCTG GAATACCAGCGGAGGGTTTCTGAGCATCGATCCCACCGCCCCAGCCTGGGAGAGCACACTCACACCAGTGAATGTAAGTGACCAGGCCTTTCTGCAAACTTTCCCCGTGGAGCTGCTGACCCTGGCCTTGCTGAGCCTCACCTTTGCCCTCGGTGGGCTGGTAGGAAACCTGATCGTGCTCTGGCTCCTGGGCTTCCGCATGCAGAGGAACGCCTTCTCCGTCTATATCCTCAACCTGGCAGGAGCcgacttccttttcctctcctcccaggtTGTCTATTCCCTGCAGGATCTCGTCAAATTCCATTCCGTGCCCCTTTCCATCCCCAGCTTTTTCACCACCGTGTGGACCTTTGCCTACATCGCAAGCCTGAGCATTCTCAGCGCCCTTAGCACGGAGCGCTGCCTGTCCGTCCTGTGTCCCATCTGGTACCGCTGCCACCGCCCAAGACACACGTCAACTCTGATGTgtgccctgctctgggccctgtcCTTGCTTCTGAGCATCCTAGAAGGGAAGTACTGTGGCTTCCTGTTACAGGATTTTGACGATCATTGGTGTCAGGCGTTTGATTTCATCACTGCCGCCTGGCTGCTTTTCTTATTCGTGCTTCTCTCTGGGTCCAGCCTGGCCCTAGTGACCAGATTCCTGTGTGGCTCCCATCGGATGCGGCTGACCAGGCTGTATGTGACCGTAGCGCTCACAGTGCTGGTCTTCCTCCTCTGCGGCCTGCCCTTCGGCATTCACTGGTTCCTCTTAAACTGGATCCAGATGAGTTCTGATACAGTCCTCAGGCATCTCTGTCTGGTTGCAATTGTCCTGTCCTGTGTCAACAGCTGTGTCAACCCGATCATTTACTTCTTCGTTGGCTCCTGTAGACAGCGGTGGCCCCAGCGGCACAAGACCCTCAAGATGGTCCTTCAGAGAGCTCTGCAGGACGGATCGGGATGGGGGGAGAGTGAAACCAGCCTTCCTCAGGAGactctggggagggagagaagcagcctgGTGTCCTGA